In one window of Fibrobacter sp. UWB5 DNA:
- the polA gene encoding DNA polymerase I, with protein MPEKTLLLLDSYALAFRMFYAYSQNPLKNSQGEEVSMMHGYWGAVLRILAKHKPTHFAIARDVAHTKTFRHELYPDYKANRGPMPEEMAAQMPLLGESLEASGIPLLSEPGYEADDVMASTAMAAVEAGFDHVVILSKDKDMSQIVTDKIHLFHLTKGADGIDFGPEQVLEKYGLPPEKIRDYLALMGDASDNVPGVPKVGPKTAIQLLNDFGDMDNLYANLDKVTKKGLHDNLENNREKAFLSRELVTLQTKRAFSGNLDTLEYNGLHVDTLAQMFKDHEINSLLRLLEGIPSKTGFVRESDGTGSADGANGDAVVSADFPVDVLPTYICVDTDEIFEQMKAEFAAASTVGIDTETDGLDPMQCNLVGLCLSADPAKGYYIPLGHSDEIGFPLPTGPKGNYDLNKVKAWFSEFIADNSRELVFHNAKFDLHVLARTFKIPQSAIDNANLIDTLIAAWMLSPGQSGLGLDNQVMQRLQHEMIPIENLIGRGKNQITFNRVNIKDATEYGAEDAVYTLRLWEPLRRELEKLDYVKYFFEQEMPLLKVLFQMESVGVAIDVPSLKTLEQELQRRIENLEKEICDMAGFEFNIGSPKQLGEVLFDTLGLPEIKKRSTDAVVLEELSFKAPHPIVFAVIEYRELKKMQSTYITVLPTLVNPDTKRIHTSFIQWGTATGRLSSRDPNLQNIPVRSDLGKKIRAAFVPQSKDNVILAVDYSQIELRMLAHLSGDEALIESYKEGIDIHARTAAAIYGVGLDEVNSDMRRDAKVVNFGVLYGMTAFRLSRDLKIPMSQAKDFITGYFDMYKGVQQYIEDIKAAAHRDGYVETLSGRRRYIAGIDSSDRMESQMAERMAVNTPVQGSAADLIKIAMIRIQKRINEEHLPLKMMLQVHDELVFECPRDQVEPMSQMVKAEMEGAMQLKVPLVASVGFGENWLEAH; from the coding sequence ATGCCTGAAAAGACCTTACTTTTGCTCGACTCTTACGCGCTTGCGTTCCGCATGTTTTACGCCTATTCGCAGAACCCGCTGAAAAACAGCCAGGGCGAAGAGGTTTCGATGATGCACGGCTACTGGGGCGCAGTACTCCGCATTCTTGCAAAGCACAAGCCGACGCATTTCGCCATTGCACGCGACGTGGCGCACACCAAGACATTCAGGCACGAACTTTACCCCGACTACAAGGCCAATCGCGGGCCCATGCCCGAAGAAATGGCGGCACAGATGCCGCTCCTTGGCGAAAGTTTGGAAGCAAGCGGAATCCCGCTCTTATCGGAACCGGGTTACGAAGCGGACGACGTGATGGCAAGTACCGCCATGGCTGCGGTCGAAGCGGGCTTTGACCATGTGGTGATTTTAAGTAAAGACAAGGATATGTCGCAGATTGTAACCGACAAGATCCATCTTTTCCACCTGACCAAAGGCGCCGACGGCATTGACTTTGGCCCGGAACAGGTGCTCGAAAAATACGGTCTTCCGCCCGAAAAAATCCGCGACTACCTGGCGCTCATGGGTGACGCCAGCGACAACGTCCCCGGTGTTCCGAAAGTAGGCCCCAAAACCGCTATCCAGTTGCTGAACGATTTCGGCGACATGGACAACCTTTACGCAAACTTGGATAAAGTGACCAAGAAGGGTTTGCATGACAATTTGGAAAACAATCGCGAAAAAGCATTCCTCAGCCGCGAACTGGTGACACTCCAGACGAAGAGAGCCTTTAGCGGAAACCTTGACACGCTGGAATATAACGGACTGCACGTGGATACCTTGGCGCAGATGTTCAAGGATCACGAAATCAACAGTCTGCTCCGCCTTTTGGAAGGCATTCCCAGCAAGACGGGCTTTGTGCGCGAAAGTGACGGCACCGGAAGCGCCGATGGAGCGAACGGTGACGCCGTAGTAAGTGCAGATTTCCCGGTCGATGTTCTGCCGACATACATTTGCGTTGACACCGATGAAATCTTCGAGCAGATGAAGGCCGAATTTGCCGCCGCAAGCACTGTAGGCATCGACACCGAAACCGACGGCCTGGACCCGATGCAATGTAACCTCGTAGGACTTTGCCTTTCGGCAGACCCCGCCAAGGGCTACTACATTCCGCTGGGACATTCCGACGAAATCGGATTCCCGTTGCCGACAGGCCCCAAGGGCAATTACGACTTGAACAAGGTCAAGGCATGGTTCAGCGAATTTATCGCCGACAATTCTCGCGAACTCGTTTTCCATAACGCGAAATTTGACTTGCATGTGCTGGCACGCACCTTCAAGATTCCGCAGAGCGCCATCGATAACGCAAACCTCATCGACACGCTGATTGCGGCTTGGATGCTTTCGCCGGGACAGTCGGGCCTTGGCCTCGACAACCAGGTGATGCAACGCCTGCAGCACGAAATGATTCCCATCGAGAACTTGATTGGTCGCGGCAAGAACCAGATTACCTTCAACCGCGTAAACATCAAGGACGCGACAGAATACGGCGCCGAAGACGCGGTCTACACGCTTCGCCTGTGGGAACCGCTCCGCCGCGAACTTGAAAAGCTCGATTACGTGAAGTATTTCTTCGAACAAGAAATGCCGCTCTTGAAGGTACTTTTCCAGATGGAATCCGTGGGAGTGGCGATTGATGTTCCTTCCCTCAAGACGCTAGAGCAGGAACTTCAGCGCCGCATCGAAAACTTGGAAAAAGAAATCTGCGACATGGCTGGTTTCGAATTCAACATCGGCTCGCCCAAACAACTCGGCGAAGTCCTTTTCGATACGCTCGGACTCCCTGAAATCAAGAAGCGCAGTACCGACGCCGTCGTTCTCGAAGAACTCAGTTTCAAGGCTCCGCACCCGATCGTTTTCGCCGTCATTGAATACCGCGAACTCAAGAAAATGCAGAGCACTTACATCACGGTGCTCCCGACGCTGGTGAACCCGGATACAAAGCGCATCCACACGAGCTTTATCCAGTGGGGCACTGCAACGGGTCGCCTCTCTAGCCGCGATCCGAACCTGCAGAACATTCCCGTTCGTAGCGATCTCGGCAAAAAAATCCGCGCCGCATTCGTGCCACAGAGCAAGGATAACGTCATTCTTGCGGTGGACTACTCGCAGATCGAGCTCCGCATGCTTGCGCACCTCAGTGGCGATGAAGCTCTCATCGAAAGCTACAAGGAAGGCATCGACATTCACGCCCGCACCGCCGCCGCAATTTACGGCGTGGGTCTCGACGAAGTCAACAGCGACATGCGCCGCGACGCCAAGGTGGTGAATTTCGGCGTGCTCTACGGCATGACCGCCTTCCGCTTAAGCCGCGATCTGAAAATTCCGATGTCACAGGCAAAGGATTTTATCACCGGCTACTTCGACATGTACAAAGGCGTGCAGCAATACATCGAAGACATCAAGGCGGCCGCCCACCGCGACGGTTACGTGGAAACGCTTTCGGGCCGCCGCCGCTATATCGCAGGCATCGATAGCAGCGACCGCATGGAATCACAAATGGCCGAGCGCATGGCCGTGAATACTCCCGTCCAAGGCTCTGCAGCCGACCTCATCAAGATTGCAATGATCCGCATCCAGAAGCGAATCAACGAAGAGCATTTGCCGCTCAAGATGATGCTGCAGGTGCACGACGAACTCGTATTCGAATGCCCCCGCGACCAGGTGGAACCCATGTCGCAAATGGTCAAGGCTGAAATGGAAGGCGCCATGCAGCTCAAGGTTCCGCTCGTTGCAAGCGTCGGCTTCGGCGAGAACTGGCTCGAAGCGCATTAA
- a CDS encoding SIMPL domain-containing protein, with the protein MQSRVKEALILAFAILCLGAFFYRAQIDVKDRDRVVFVRGLAEREVSADFVIWPIVYKEVGNDLAELSATLQSKSQILEKFLLENGVKKENITYSTPAIVDADGELYSGGKHAYRYVATVVATVATNNVELVRKAMEKQGELLKHGIAFSGSDYQYRTVYSFNGLNEIKPAMIDEATKNARSAAEKFAKDSDSKLGKIKTATQGVFSIEDRDENTPYIKKVRVVTNVQYFLED; encoded by the coding sequence ATGCAATCAAGAGTTAAAGAGGCTCTCATTCTGGCGTTTGCCATTTTGTGCCTGGGTGCATTTTTCTATCGCGCCCAAATTGACGTTAAAGACCGCGACCGCGTGGTGTTTGTACGCGGACTTGCCGAACGCGAAGTTTCGGCTGATTTCGTGATTTGGCCGATTGTGTACAAAGAGGTGGGCAACGATCTAGCCGAACTTTCGGCGACGTTACAGTCCAAGTCGCAGATACTTGAAAAGTTCCTGCTCGAAAACGGCGTGAAAAAAGAAAATATCACTTACTCGACCCCGGCCATTGTCGATGCCGATGGCGAATTGTACAGCGGTGGCAAACATGCTTATCGTTATGTCGCGACGGTTGTGGCAACGGTGGCCACGAACAATGTGGAACTTGTCCGTAAGGCCATGGAAAAACAGGGCGAACTCCTGAAGCATGGAATCGCTTTTAGCGGTAGCGATTACCAGTACCGCACCGTCTATAGCTTTAATGGTCTCAACGAAATCAAGCCCGCCATGATTGACGAGGCTACTAAGAATGCAAGAAGTGCCGCCGAAAAGTTTGCGAAGGATTCCGATAGCAAACTCGGCAAAATCAAGACGGCAACGCAGGGCGTGTTCTCCATCGAAGACCGCGACGAAAATACGCCGTACATCAAGAAAGTGCGCGTCGTAACGAACGTGCAGTATTTCTTGGAAGATTAA